One Skermanella pratensis genomic window, CCTGGGAGCCCCGGCGCAACCAGTATTACCTGCACAATTTCCTGACCAGCCAGCCCGACCTCAACCTGCATGACGGCCGGGTCCAGGACGCCGTGCTGGATGCCTGCCGGTTCTGGCTGGACCGGGGGGTGGACGGCTTCCGGCTGGATACCGCCAACTTCTACATGCACGACCCGGAGCTGCGCGACAACCCGCCCCGGCCGAGCGGGTCCGGCGCGCTGGAAGGCGTCGCCTCGGTCAATCCCTACGGCATGCAGCGGCATGTCTACGACAAGTCGCGGCCGGAGAACCTGGCCTTCCTGCGCCGGCTGCGCGCCTTGATGGACCGCTATCCCGGCACCATGACCGTCGCCGAGGTGCATGACGACGACAGCACCATGAGGAGCGCCGAGTATGTCGGCTCCCCCGACCTGCTGCACACCGCCTACGGCTTCACGCTGCTGACCGAGCGGTTCGGCGCCGGGGTGATCCGGGGGGCGCTGGAGTCCTTCGAGCGGCAGCCGGGCCGGGGCTGGCCGGCCTGGGCGTTCGGCAACCACGACGTGATCCGGCCGGTCACCCGCTGGGGCAAGGGAGAGGGCGGCGATGGGTTCGCCAAGCTGCTGGTCGCCCTGCTCTGCTCGATCCGCGGCACCGCCTTCCTGTTCGAGGGGGAGGAGCTGGGCCTGCCGGAGGCCGACGTGCCGTTTGACAAGATCCAGGACCCCTACGGCCTGCCGTTCTATCCCCGGTACAAGGGCCGCGACGGCTGCCGCACGCCGATGCCCTGGCGGCACGACCACCCGGCCGGCGGGTTCACCGACGGGACGGCGGAGCCCTGGCTTCCGGTACCGGAGGAGCATCTGCACCGCGCGGTGTCGGTGCAGGAGGGCGACCCCGGCAGCGTGCTGAACTTCACCCGGGGCTTCCTGCGCTGGCGGCGGGAGCACCCGGCGCTGGTGACCGGGGACATCCGCTTCATCGACGCGCCGGAGCCGGTGATCGCCTTCGTCCGGAGCGGCGGGGGCGAGGAGGTGCTGGCGGCCTTCAACCTGGGCGGGGAGCCGGCGGCACTGGAGGCGCCGGGCGGGGTGGAGGCTCTGTCTGGGCATGGGCTTACCGGCACGCTGGACGGAAGGAATATCCGGCTGCCGGGCCACGGCGCCTTCCTGGGGCGTCTATCGGGGACTGACAATAAAACGACGGGAAGGTAATCCGCCAATGGCCGACGTCACGCTGCGCGACGTGCGCAAATCCTTCGGTGGCCTTGAAATCATCCATGGCGTCGATCTCGACATCAAGGACAACGAGTTCACCGTGTTCGTCGGCCCCTCCGGCTGCGGCAAGTCCACCCTGCTGCGCCTGATCGCGGGGCTGGAGGACATCACCAGCGGCGAGATGACCATCGACGGCGTCCGGGTCAACGATCTGCCGCCCAAGGAGCGCGGCATCTCCATGGTGTTCCAGAGCTACGCGCTCTACCCGCACATGACCGTGTACGACAACATGGCGTTCGGCCTGAAGCTGGCCAATTCCGGCAAGGAGGCGATCGACGCCAAGGTGCGGGAGGCGGCCCGCATCCTCCAGATCGAGAACCTGCTGACCCGCAAGCCGCGCGAGCTTTCCGGCGGCCAGCGCCAGCGCGTCGCGATCGGCCGGGCGATCGTTCGGGAGCCCAAGGTCTTCCTGTTCGACGAGCCGCTGTCCAACCTGGACGCGGCGCTGCGGGTGCAGATGCGGATCGAGCTGGCGAAGCTGAAGGAGGACCTGAACGCCACCATGGTCTATGTCACCCACGACCAGGTCGAGGCCATGACGCTGGCCAACAAGATCGTCGTGCTCCGGGCCGGCCACGTGGAGCAGGTCGGCTCCCCGCTGGAGCTGTACCACCACCCGCGCAACCTGTTCGTCGCGGGCTTCATCGGCAGCCCGAAGATGAACTTCATCGAGACCACGGCGAGCGGGATCGACCGCGACAGCGCCACGGTACGGCTTCCAGGCGGCGGCACCCTGACGGTTCCCTCCCGATCGGCCGGCCTGGCGCCCGGCGCCCCGGTCACGCTGGGCTTCCGCCCGGAGCATCTGGTTGCGGCGGAACGGGGCGACGCCGTCCTGGAGGGCAAGGTCTTCGTGGTCGAGCGGCTGGGCGGCGAGACCTATTGCCATGTCAGGACCGCGGACGGCCAGTCGATCGTGCTGCGCACCGACGGCGAGGACACCGTCCGCCCCGGCGAGCAGATCCGCATCGGCATCCCCGCCGGGCCTGCCATCTGTTCGACCGCGACGGCATCGCCCTGGACCGGCTGGAGCGCCACCCCATGGCCGACCAGGAGATGCCCCGGCACGCCCATGCGTGAGGCGGGGTGATGGGATTGTGTACCCCGGGGGTATGTACGCGAATGTCATCATCCGTCAGAGCCGGGTGACGGCAGGAAGCGGCGGCGGTGCGGCTCGTGCCGGGTCCCGGGGTGTCATCGAATGTCATCATCGTCGCTCCATGACTGCTGCCACCCCGGCTTTATAGCATAATTTTCCTATTTATGGAACCTGCCTCCCGATCCGGAGCGGTGGCTGACTTGTGCAGGGCAATCGCTTGAAGGGCTGTCATTGTAGGATTCCCTGGATTGTCGGGATGTGATTCAAAGGAATCTCCTTGAGGAGGAGGTTTCGATGGCGGTTACGGCGGCGGGGACCGGGTTGCTGGCGCACTTCAGTGCGCTGGAGGACCCGCGGCAGAGTGGCAAGGTTTTGTACCCTCTGCCGGAGATCCTTCTGGTCGTGCTATGCGGAACGCTGAGCGGGTGCGACAACTTTGTCGAGATGGCGCTCTGGGGACGCGAGCACCTGAGCTTTCTGCGCAGCTTTGAGCCGTTTGCGCGCGGCATCGCCAGCCACGACACCCTCAACGACGTCGTCCGGGCGCTTGATCCGGCCCTGTTCGAGGATTGTTTCGTCAGCTGGATCAACAGCTTGCGCGGTGCGGCGGGAGCCGAGGAGATCGCCGTGCCGGAGACGATCGCGATCGATGGCAAGACCATGCGGCGCAGCGGCAGCCGGCGGGGTGCCGGACCGCTGCATCTGGTCTCGGCCTGGGCGTGTGGCCAGCGTCTGGTGCTGGCCCAGGAAGCGGTGACCGGCAAGTCCAACGAGATCACCGCGATCCCGCGCCTGCTCGACCAACTGGTGCTCAAGGGCGCCCTGGTGACGATCGACGCCATGGGCTGCCAGCGCGCCATCGCCGAGCAGATCGTTGAAGCCGAGGCCGATTACGTGCTGGCGATCAAAGGCAACCAGAAATCCCTGTATGGCTCGATCCAGCGCGCCATCGCCGAGGGCGGGCCGAGGACGGCTTCGGCCTCGACATGGTGCGGACCGAAGACGCCGATCACGGGCGGAACGAGGTGCGCCGGCACTTCATCCTGCACGACGTCAGCACACTCAACCGGCGCCACGCCTGGCCGGGATTGGGCGCGGTCGGCATGGTCGAGGCCGAGGTCGAGCGCGACGGCAAGACCACCGTCACCCGGCGCTGCTTCCTGTGCTCCCGACCGATGAGCGCTGCTGAGTTCGCCGCCGTAGTCCGCTCCCATTGGCAAATCGAGAATTCGCTGCATTGGGTGCTCGATGTCGTCTTCCGCGACGACCATGCCCGCGTCCGCAAAGGCTATGGCGCTAGGAACATGGGCCTGATCAAGCGTATTGCCGTCAACCTGCTGAAATCCGCCACAGATAAAAACAGCCTCAAGGTCCGTCGAAAAAAAGCTTCCTGGTCAACCGGTTACCTCCACTCCCTCATAATTGGAACTGCCTGAGCGCCTTCAAGCGATTCCCCTGCTGACTTGTGATGTTCCTGTCGAACCCGAAGCGTATGTAAGTATTCAGCGCCATTTCTGCTTATCTATATGAATAAATCCAGTTCGTAGCAGAAAACAGGGCTACGGATCAGCACCTGATGCAGGTCGGGTAAAGCGAAGCGGCACCCGACCTACGCATCTTCTTGGAAAATGTCGATTCATGATGGTGTGCCGTAGGCCGACTTTCCGCATCGACGCTCCGGCCTGGTGTCGGCGTCGGCCTTCGGCCTTCGGCCAAGGCCGACCTACGGTGAATGGCGATAGAAGAGTTCCGGGAGGGACTTGCGCCTACCCAAGGCGGAGCGGATCTCAGGACCCATCCTGGGGCACCGCCTTCAGAGCCGCCCCGGATTCGCCCGGTGCGTTTTCTCGCCGTTTCCTGGTGACCGTTGCCGCGGGAGCTTCGGCCTTCGCGGCGGCCGGACTGTACGGGATTATTCCGCTGCTGAAGATTTCGCTTTGGCACATGGACGCGCGGATCGGGCCGGTGACCGTGGCCTATGAGACCATCGTCGTCGGGGCGCTGGTCCTGGTCGGCGTCGGGCTGTCGTGCTGCGTTCTGCCCCGGCGGAGGCGGGAGGGCGAAGCGTAGGCGCTGGCATGAGCTCCTTTCATCGTCATGACCGGACTTGATCCGGTCATCCACGCGCGAATTTCCCCCCGCCGGTTTGCGCGTGGATGCGCGGGTCAAGCCCGCGCATGAAGGGAAAAGGGGTTCGCAGAAGGAGAACAATTCCCAGCACCGCGATCGTGGTGCCCAGCAGCCGCGGATCAAGTCCGCGCATGATGAGATGTAGACAGGACTCACCCGCGCGAACTCGTCCCGATTTCATCGTAGACACCATTCCCAGACCGAGCCTTCCCAACGATTGATCCCGGCGGGCGGCTGGGCTATGCGGGAGCATCGCGTATCAGGAGCTTGGAGCACCGTGCAAGACCCGTCACCGCAGGACGAAACCCCGGGCGAACCGCTGGGCATGACCGGATACCTGGCGCCCGAGGGGTTCGTGGACGACCTGATCGCCGAGCTGGGGACGTCGCCGAGGTGCATGACCGGCTGGTCTTCGCGCCCGGCCCGGCGCGGCCGGTGAGCTGGGTGGAGAATGTCTGGTACGACCCGGTGCGGCTGCCGGTCGCGTCGATCAAGTCGGCGGCGCGGGAGCTGCGGAGCATCCAGCGGAACTGGGCGCTGTGGCCCGGACTGCATAACGGGCGGGCCAAGCTGATCCAGGAACAGCTTCCCCATGTCTCGGCCAAGCCGCTGGTCTTCCCCTCCCCGGCCCCGACGGCGCCGTTGGGGTCCTGGATGATGGAAAGCGAGAAGTCGCTGATCGCGTCGGCACGCTGCTCCAGCCCGTTCCGCCACGGCGAGGTGGAGTTCGTGGAGAACCGGACCGTGCCGCCGACGCGGGCCTATCTGAAGCTTTGGGAAGCGCTGACCCTGGCCGGCCACATGCCTGGCCCGGGGTCGCTGGCGATGGACCTGGGGTCCTGCCCCGGCGGCTGGACCTGGGTCCTGCACGAGCTGGGCGCCCGGGTCATCAGCGTGGACAAGGCGCCGCTGGCGCCCCATATCGCGGCGCTGCCGCGGGTCGATTATCGCCGGGAGAGCGCCTTCGGCCTGATCCCGTCCGACATCGGGCCGGTGGACTGGCTATGCTCCGACGTGATCTGCTATCCGGAGCGGCTGCTCCGGCTGGTCCGCGAGTGGGTGGACAGCGGCCTGTGCCGCAACTTCATCTGCACCATCAAGTTCCAGGGGCCGACCGACCATGCCGCGACACGCGAGTTCGCGTCGATCCCGGGCAGCCGCGTCGTCCACCTGCATCACAACAAGCACGAGCTGACCTGGATGCTGGTGAACCCCGGAACCTGACCGGATCGCCGGTCAGTGCATGACGCCGTCCCACACCCATTCCGCCACGGTCAGTTCGGCCTGCCGGGGCATGGTGCCGGGGTGATGGTAGCGGTAGACCGCCAGCGCCGCCTCGAAGGCGTAGCGTTCCGGCTGGCCGCAGCGGCGCAGCTCGCTGTAGGCGCGCTGGACGGCGGGGCGGCAGCAGGACGACTGGTCGCCGCAGACCGACAGCTTCTTGGAGGGGTTTTCGCTCATCGCTCGCTCCGCCGGGTTGGGGTCTGGGCCCTGGTCATTTCGCGCTGTGCCGCGCGGAGCCTTCCAGCGGCACGCCGTAGAGTTCGAGCCGGTGGCCGAGGAGCTTGTACCCCAGATCCCTGGCGATACGCTGCTTGATGGCTTCCAGCTCGTCGCTATTGAACTCGATCACCTCGCCCGACTGGACGTCGATCAGGTGATGGTGGTGCTCGTCGCGCGCCTCCTCGAAGCGGGCGCGCCCGTCGCCGAAGTCCAGCCGCTCGATGACGCCGGTCTCCTCCAGCAGCCGCACGGTCCGGTAGACCGTGGCGATGCTGATCTTGTCGTCGATGTCCGCAGCCCTCTTGAAGACCTGCTCGACGTCGGGATGGTCCGTCGCGGCCGACAGCACGCGCGAGATGACGCGCCGCTGCTCGGTCATCTTCAGTCCCTTCTCGACGCAAATCTGCTCCAGTCGCGACAGCATGTGGGCTTCGTCCTTCGGGGCTTTCGTCATGATCCATCCATGCCGCAACACGGCCCGGCCACCAAGGAACGGTAGGCCGGGACATGGCTGAAATCATAGGCCCAGATCGCGGCGGCGCGCCAGTCCATGCACCCATGGTTGCCCGTGCGACCGATTCCCGCACCGCACCATAGGCTGCGCCTCCTCCGGTCAGCCGAACAGGGCGTCGATCGCGGACTGGTTCAACGGATGGGGCGGCTCCTCCCCCCCGGGGTCGGCGGCGACGGCGGGAGGGCTCTTCCGAACCGGGGCCGGGGGGAGGTCGGGAGGTCCGCCCAAGGCGGCGGCGACCGCGGGGGGAGCCGTCGCCAGGCCGGACATCAGGTCGTCCACCTCGTTCTGGCGGATGCCGTCCAGGGAGGGGCCGTGGAGCAGATGGGCGTCCGGCCTGGTGTCCACCGGGTCGCGCGGCATATCCTCCGCCCTGATGTTGTCCACGCCCCAGATGGCGATCATCGATCCGATGCGCTGCTCGATGTAGCGCAGGACGTTGATGACCTTGGTCGTCCGCTGGCCGGTCAGGTCCTGGAACGAGCAGGCGGTGAAGATCTCCATCACCTCGCCTTCGATCATCGAATGCAGTTCCGCGGCTTCGCCCCCGTCCCGCAGCTTGCCGATCATGTCGAGGATGCGCTCGGCCGAGGTCAGGATGTCCGACGAGGCGCGCTCGGTCGAGACGATGATGGCGTCCAGCTCGTTGGTGGCCGTGGAGAAGCGGTCGCTGCCGTCCTCGGTCGGCCGCAGGGCCGCGATCTCCCGCCGGGCGTGGGAGATCGTGGCGCTCATGTCCTGCAGTTCGTGCCGCAGGACCTGGACGCGGTTGACCATGTTGTTGGCGTCCGCCTGCTGCTTCCAGAGATCGCGCAGGTCGGCGACCAGCGACCTCACCTCCTCCGCGACGCCGGTCTGGGCGCGCCGGGTGTGCTCGCGCAGGAACAGTCGGCCCCGCGGCGTCCGCGAAATGAACTCCTCGATCTGCTGGAAATCGCCCTCGGGCAGATGCCCACCTTCAGTCATGACCACCCTCCAGGCCCTTCGACCACATCCGCAGCCGGTCGAACAGGTCAGTTCATATAGCTGGCGCCCGAAGAGGTAATCAATATTCTCCAGGGCGTCGCAAGTGGAAATCTTCCTGGTCCGCGTGTGAAGAGGGCCTTTCAGCATAGGCATCGGCCACAGGTCCGGCCGGGTGGGCGGATGGATGCACACCTGTTTGTGTCACAGTTTCAGCGTTTTTTAATAGACCACTACTAGGTTGTTGCACCATACGCTGCATGTGGGGTTCGACGGGTGCTGGAACTGGATCTGAGAGTGGAGCGCCAGAGCGCCGCTCTGGGGGCGCTCGCGCGGCATGACTGCTTCGTCCGCGCCGACCTGGCCGTCTGCCTGCGCCGGATCAACTGCGTCGCGGTCGAGACGCTGGAAGTCGCCCGGTCGAGCATCTGGCTGCTGAACGAGGACGGCACGGCCCTGGTCTGCGCCGACCATTACGACGTATCGAGCGCAGCGGACAACAACGGACAGATCCTGGAGCGGGCCGACTATCCCAATTACTTCCGGTCGATCCTCCAGGACCGCGTCATCGCCGCCACCGATGCCCAGACCGACCCCCGGACCTGCGAGTTCACGGAGTCCTACCTCATCCCGCTGGGCATCGCCTCGATGCTCGACGCGCCGATCCTGTTCGGCGGGCGCATCGTGGGCGTGCTGTGCGTCGAGCATATCGGCCTGCCGCGCTGCTGGCCGCGCGACGAGCAGGTCTTCACCGCCTCCCTCGGGGACTTCGTGGCCATGGCCCTCGCCGCCGAGGAGCGGAACCGTGCCGAATCGGCCCTGCGCCGGGCCGAGGAACGCTATCGCAGCATCTTCGAGAATGCGATCGAAGGGCTTTTCCAGATGTGCCCGGACGGCCGCTTCACCGACGTCAACCCGGCCATGGCCCGCATGCTGGGCTTCGCCGACGCCGCCGGCTTCCTGGCCGCGCGCGGGCCGGTCGGAACGCCGCTCTTCGTCGATCCCGGCCGCCGCGCGGAGCTGATGCGGCTGGTCGACGCCCAGGACCGGGTGGTCGGCTTCGAGGCGGAACTGTACCGCCGCGACGGCCCGGTGATCTGGGGCGGCTTCAGCATCCGGACGGTGCGCGGCGCCGACGGCCGGGTCCTGCGCCTGGAAGGATCGCTGGAGGACGTGACCCTGCGCCGCCGGGCCGAGGACCAGCTCGCCCACGTGGCTCTCCATGACGGGCTGACCAACCTGCCCAACCGCGCCCTGTTCATGGACCGCCTGACGCAGAGCCTGGCCCGCGCCCGGCTTTCGAGGATCGGCACGGCGGCGGTCATGCTGCTCGACATGGACCGGTTCAGCCTGATCAACGACAGCCTGGGCCACGCGGCCGGCGACCGGCTGCTGATCGACCTGACGTGCCGGCTGACCGCGTGCATGCGTCCGGGGGATACCCTGGCCAGACTGGCCGGGGACGAGTTCGCCGTGCTGGCGGAGGGGCTGGCCGACCGGGACGCCGCGCTGGACCTGGCCGAAACCCTGAGGTCATGCGTGGCCGGGCCGTTCGTCGTGGCGGCCGACCAGGAGCTTTTCGCCTCCGCCAGCGCCGGCGTCGTCTTCGACGTCGGCGGAGTCCAGGGGCCGGAAGACATGCTGAGGCACGCGGGCACGGCGCTGCACCAGGCCAAGGCGCAGGGGCGCGCCCGCTGCCTCGCCTTCACCGACGACATGCGGACGGAGCCGCTGCTGACCCTGAAGCTCCAGAGCGACATGCGGCGCGCGATCGAGCGCGACGAATTCCTGCTCTACTACCAGCCGATCCTGTCCCTGCCGGACCGCCGGCTGACCGGTTTCGAGGCCCTGATCCGCTGGAACCATGCCCAGAGGGGGCTCATCCCGCCGGCGACCTTCATCCCCATCGCGGAGGAGAACGGCCTGATGACCGACCTGGGCGACTGGGTCACCACCGCGGCCTGCCGGCAGATGCGCATCTGGCAGGACCGCGTCGGCGCACCGGTGCCGCTGTCGCTCAGCATCAACATGGCGCCGACCCAGCTCATCCATCCCGACGCCTTCGCGCTGCTCGACCGCGCCGTCGCGGCGAGCGGCATCGATGTCCGCAGGATGAAGCTGGAAGTCACCGAGACGGCGCTCGCCGGCGACGCCGAGTTGCTCCCGCAGCGGCTGCGGGCGCTGAGGGAGCGGGGATTCCAGATCCTGATCGACGATTTCGGAACCGGCTACTCGTCGCTGAGCCGTCTTCACCGGTTCCCGATCGACGGGCTCAAAATCGACCAGAGCTTCGTCAAGCCGATGCTCTACGATCCCGACAGCGCGGCCATCGTGCGGACCATCGTGGCGCTCGGCAAGGCGCTGGACCTGGACCTGTTCGCCGAAGGCGTGGAGGACGAGGGATCGGCGGCTGAACTGGGGCGCATGCAGTGCGACTTCGCCCAGGGCTACCTGTTCGCCCGGCCGCTGCCGGTCGAGGCCGCCGATGCCCTGGTGGACGAACTGGCCGGGGTACCGGCCGGGCGGTCGGCCGACCATCCGGTCCGGGCGCTCAGCCCAGCTTGACCGCCGTGCCGTTGATGCTGACCATCAGCATCCCGTTTTCCTTGCCGAGCACCTCGTAGTCGAGGTCCACCGCGACCACCGCGTCGGCACCCAGGCGCTTGGCGGCATCCCGAAGGTCCGCCATGGCATGTTCGCGCGCGTCCTTGAGGGCATTCTGGTAGCCTCCGGACCGGCCGCCGACGATGTCGCGGATGCCCGCGAAGAAATCCCGGAAGACGTTGACGCCGATGATCGCCTCGCCCGTGACGACGCCCAGGTAGTCGACGACGCGGCGGCCCTCGACCTGATCGGTAGTGGTAATGATCATCGTGACTTCCTCCGCATTTCCATGTGAACAGCCCCTGACATGGCCGGCGCCGTCAAAGGATCAAGGGCATTCAGCGCAACACCCTGCCGGCAAGAAAAGATCCGGAAGTCCTCATTGGGCGAGACATTTTGACGCTGCGTCAGCACTCCGGCTACCCCGATCGCAGCAACTGGGTACAAATTCCAATATCCCTAGAAAAGTTGTGG contains:
- a CDS encoding ABC transporter ATP-binding protein is translated as MADVTLRDVRKSFGGLEIIHGVDLDIKDNEFTVFVGPSGCGKSTLLRLIAGLEDITSGEMTIDGVRVNDLPPKERGISMVFQSYALYPHMTVYDNMAFGLKLANSGKEAIDAKVREAARILQIENLLTRKPRELSGGQRQRVAIGRAIVREPKVFLFDEPLSNLDAALRVQMRIELAKLKEDLNATMVYVTHDQVEAMTLANKIVVLRAGHVEQVGSPLELYHHPRNLFVAGFIGSPKMNFIETTASGIDRDSATVRLPGGGTLTVPSRSAGLAPGAPVTLGFRPEHLVAAERGDAVLEGKVFVVERLGGETYCHVRTADGQSIVLRTDGEDTVRPGEQIRIGIPAGPAICSTATASPWTGWSATPWPTRRCPGTPMREAG
- a CDS encoding alpha-glucosidase, which codes for MTEWWRGGVIYQIYPRSFRDSDGDGIGDLRGISERLDHVAGLGVDGIWLCPFFKSPMKDFGYDVEDYRAVDPMFGTLEDFDHLLARAHGLGLRVIIDMVLSHTSDLHPWFLESRESRDSPRADWYVWADARPDGNPPNNWLSVFGGSAWAWEPRRNQYYLHNFLTSQPDLNLHDGRVQDAVLDACRFWLDRGVDGFRLDTANFYMHDPELRDNPPRPSGSGALEGVASVNPYGMQRHVYDKSRPENLAFLRRLRALMDRYPGTMTVAEVHDDDSTMRSAEYVGSPDLLHTAYGFTLLTERFGAGVIRGALESFERQPGRGWPAWAFGNHDVIRPVTRWGKGEGGDGFAKLLVALLCSIRGTAFLFEGEELGLPEADVPFDKIQDPYGLPFYPRYKGRDGCRTPMPWRHDHPAGGFTDGTAEPWLPVPEEHLHRAVSVQEGDPGSVLNFTRGFLRWRREHPALVTGDIRFIDAPEPVIAFVRSGGGEEVLAAFNLGGEPAALEAPGGVEALSGHGLTGTLDGRNIRLPGHGAFLGRLSGTDNKTTGR
- a CDS encoding Fur family transcriptional regulator; this translates as MLSRLEQICVEKGLKMTEQRRVISRVLSAATDHPDVEQVFKRAADIDDKISIATVYRTVRLLEETGVIERLDFGDGRARFEEARDEHHHHLIDVQSGEVIEFNSDELEAIKQRIARDLGYKLLGHRLELYGVPLEGSARHSAK
- a CDS encoding protein phosphatase CheZ, whose translation is MTEGGHLPEGDFQQIEEFISRTPRGRLFLREHTRRAQTGVAEEVRSLVADLRDLWKQQADANNMVNRVQVLRHELQDMSATISHARREIAALRPTEDGSDRFSTATNELDAIIVSTERASSDILTSAERILDMIGKLRDGGEAAELHSMIEGEVMEIFTACSFQDLTGQRTTKVINVLRYIEQRIGSMIAIWGVDNIRAEDMPRDPVDTRPDAHLLHGPSLDGIRQNEVDDLMSGLATAPPAVAAALGGPPDLPPAPVRKSPPAVAADPGGEEPPHPLNQSAIDALFG
- a CDS encoding sensor domain-containing phosphodiesterase encodes the protein MLELDLRVERQSAALGALARHDCFVRADLAVCLRRINCVAVETLEVARSSIWLLNEDGTALVCADHYDVSSAADNNGQILERADYPNYFRSILQDRVIAATDAQTDPRTCEFTESYLIPLGIASMLDAPILFGGRIVGVLCVEHIGLPRCWPRDEQVFTASLGDFVAMALAAEERNRAESALRRAEERYRSIFENAIEGLFQMCPDGRFTDVNPAMARMLGFADAAGFLAARGPVGTPLFVDPGRRAELMRLVDAQDRVVGFEAELYRRDGPVIWGGFSIRTVRGADGRVLRLEGSLEDVTLRRRAEDQLAHVALHDGLTNLPNRALFMDRLTQSLARARLSRIGTAAVMLLDMDRFSLINDSLGHAAGDRLLIDLTCRLTACMRPGDTLARLAGDEFAVLAEGLADRDAALDLAETLRSCVAGPFVVAADQELFASASAGVVFDVGGVQGPEDMLRHAGTALHQAKAQGRARCLAFTDDMRTEPLLTLKLQSDMRRAIERDEFLLYYQPILSLPDRRLTGFEALIRWNHAQRGLIPPATFIPIAEENGLMTDLGDWVTTAACRQMRIWQDRVGAPVPLSLSINMAPTQLIHPDAFALLDRAVAASGIDVRRMKLEVTETALAGDAELLPQRLRALRERGFQILIDDFGTGYSSLSRLHRFPIDGLKIDQSFVKPMLYDPDSAAIVRTIVALGKALDLDLFAEGVEDEGSAAELGRMQCDFAQGYLFARPLPVEAADALVDELAGVPAGRSADHPVRALSPA
- a CDS encoding heavy metal-binding domain-containing protein → MIITTTDQVEGRRVVDYLGVVTGEAIIGVNVFRDFFAGIRDIVGGRSGGYQNALKDAREHAMADLRDAAKRLGADAVVAVDLDYEVLGKENGMLMVSINGTAVKLG